Proteins co-encoded in one Brassica oleracea var. oleracea cultivar TO1000 chromosome C4, BOL, whole genome shotgun sequence genomic window:
- the LOC106337516 gene encoding pentatricopeptide repeat-containing protein At2g38420, mitochondrial yields MTRSSSWHRMSNFLRKYRKIPHSSFQTKWNETLKHKHAMEQLRTTLVSNPTSSSNVSVIQTLTNSFHTLNCEPTPQAYRLVIKTLAKASNLESIVSVLNHLETSEKFETPEPVFKDVIFAYGLSGKTEEAIDVFFRIPKFRCAPSAYTLNALLSVLVRRREGLVMVPEVLVRASGMGVRLEESTFEILVDALCRIGEVDCAGELVKYMSDESYIVDPSLYSKLLSSVCKHKDSKCFDAIGYVEELRKIRFSPDLRDYTVVMRFLVEGGKGKEVVSVLNQMKCDRIEPDLVCYTIILQGVIADEDYSRADKLFDELLLLGLTPDVYTYNVYINGLCKQNDIDGAVKMMSCMEKLGCEANVVTYNILIKGLVKAGDVSRVKSVWEEMERNGVDRNSHTYDIMVSGFIEVDDVGYAQGLLEEAFSRNLVVKRSRTEEVICRLCDKGLMDEAVELLPHLV; encoded by the coding sequence ATGACAAGATCATCATCATGGCACCGAATGTCAAACTTCCTTCGAAAGTATCGCAAGATCCCTCACTCCTCCTTCCAAACGAAATGGAACGAAACCCTCAAGCACAAACACGCAATGGAACAACTAAGAACCACTCTCGTCTCAAATCCAACCTCGAGCTCGAACGTTAGCGTTATACAAACACTCACAAACTCATTCCACACCCTCAACTGCGAACCCACTCCACAAGCTTACAGACTCGTCATCAAAACCCTAGCCAAAGCCTCCAACCTCGAGAGCATCGTCTCTGTTCTCAACCACCTCGAAACTTCCGAGAAGTTCGAAACGCCAGAACCCGTATTCAAAGACGTCATCTTTGCTTACGGGCTCTCCGGAAAGACCGAAGAAGCGATCGATGTCTTCTTCAGAATCCCCAAGTTCAGGTGCGCGCCTTCTGCTTACACGCTAAACGCTCTTCTCTCGGTTCTCGTTAGAAGGAGAGAGGGTCTTGTGATGGTGCCTGAGGTTTTGGTGAGAGCTAGTGGAATGGGAGTGAGGTTAGAGGAATCTACTTTCGAGATTTTGGTTGATGCTTTGTGTAGGATCGGTGAGGTGGATTGTGCTGGTGAGTTAGTGAAGTACATGAGTGACGAAAGCTATATCGTTGATCCGAGTTTATACTCTAAGCTGCTGAGTTCTGTTTGTAAACACAAGGACTCTAAATGTTTCGACGCCATTGGATATGTCGAAGAGCTCAGAAAGATTCGGTTTTCGCCGGATTTGCGCGATTACACAGTTGTAATGAGGTTCTTGGTGGAAGGAGGGAAGGGGAAAGAGGTTGTGAGTGTGCTGAACCAGATGAAATGCGATCGAATAGAGCCTGATCTCGTTTGCTACACGATTATACTGCAAGGCGTTATAGCGGACGAGGATTACTCGAGAGCAGACAAGTTGTTTGATGAGCTGCTCTTGTTGGGTTTGACTCCTGATGTTTATACTTACAATGTGTATATCAATGGTTTATGCAAGCAGAATGATATCGACGGCGCGGTTAAGATGATGTCTTGTATGGAGAAGCTGGGTTGTGAGGCTAATGTGGTTACGTACAATATATTGATAAAGGGGTTGGTTAAGGCCGGGGATGTGAGTCGAGTGAAAAGTGTTTGGGAAGAGATGGAGAGGAATGGGGTTGATAGGAACAGTCACACGTATGATATTATGGTTAGTGGGTTTATTGAAGTAGACGATGTTGGTTATGCTCAG
- the LOC106342717 gene encoding target of Myb protein 1 translates to MASSSASATVAVDKATSDLLLGPDWTTNMEICDSVNSLHWQAKDVVKALKKRLQHKSPRVQQLALTLLEALVKNCGDYLHHQVAEKNILGEMVKIVKKKADMQVRDKILVMLDSWQQAFGGPEGKYPHYYWAYDELRRSGVVFPQRSPNASPIITPQVSLPAVRQPQGAYGSPQAGYGVPYAAYGAPQAGYGPPQAGYGVPPQAGYGIPQVGYGMPSGSSRRLDEAMASEVEGLSLSSIEAMRDVMDLLGDMLSAVDTSDRQAVKDEVIVDLVERCRSNQKKLMQMLTTTVDDELLGRGLDLNDSLQILLARHDAIASGSPLPVLALKPADSSPKSSEAKDSSSIAGSSSPVPATVSTGKSPVDEEDEEEDEFAQLARRHSKTPASVTTDPASSESHNALALALPDPPPPVNTTREQDMIDLLSLALTSAPPPPSSQPAPPPTVSDQNTHVYPQAVPQFESYVAPWAQPQQPQQQHPQAHQGYSQPQQPQAQHSYSQPQQQQPQTQQGYSQTQQGYSQPQQPQTQQGYSQPQQIQTQQGYSQPQQIQTQQGYSHPQQQIQTHQGYSQPQQTQTQQGTHPQQQAQFQMQPQARPQSPFEYPPPPWASTSANAYYTPRANATASYTETSAGRTLQQSNSFPARTGDPQATSAASNPGVSGGQKPFVPSYRLFEDLDVFGSTEGKHNNKSTNSNNASQAQQSMIGGRKMI, encoded by the exons ATGGCGTCGTCTTCAGCTTCGGCTACGGTGGCGGTCGATAAGGCAACGAGCGATCTTCTTCTAGGTCCTGATTGGACCACCAACATGGAAATCTGCGATTCCGTCAATTCTCTTCACTG GCAAGCTAAGGATGTGGTTAAAGCTTTGAAAAAGAGGCTGCAACATAAGAGTCCGAGAGTTCAGCAACTTGCACTCACG CTTTTGGAGGCGTTGGTGAAGAACTGTGGAGATTACTTGCACCATCAAGTTGCAGAGAAGAACATATTGGGGGAAATGGTCAAGATTGTTAAGAAGAAG GCCGATATGCAAGTGAGGGATAAAATATTGGTCATGCTGGACTCTTGGCAGCAGGCTTTTGGAGGTCCAGAGGGAAAATATCCTCATTATTATTGGGCGTACGATGAGTTAAGG CGTTCTGGAGTCGTGTTCCCTCAGCGTTCACCTAATGCGTCCCCTATAATAACTCCACAAGTGAGTCTTCCAGCGGTAAGACAGCCTCAGGGGGCTTATGGATCACCGCAAGCTGGTTATGGAGTACCGTATGCTGCTTATGGAGCACCGCAAGCTGGTTATGGACCACCTCAAGCAGGTTATGGAGTACCACCTCAAGCAGGTTATGGAATACCTCAAGTGGGTTACGGAATGCCCAGTGGTTCCTCTAGAAGGCTTGATGAGGCAATGGCAAGTGAGGTTGAGGGCTTAAG CTTGTCAAGTATCGAGGCCATGAGGGACGTGATGGATCTCTTGGGCGACATGCTAAGCGCTGTGGATACCAGTGACCGTCAG GCTGTGAAAGATGAAGTCATTGTTGACTTGGTCGAGCGTTGTCGTTCAAATCAGAAAAAGCTGATGCAGATGCTAACCACCACTGT TGATGATGAACTTTTAGGCCGGGGACTCGATCTAAATGACAGTCTTCAAATTCTGCTAGCTAGACATGATGCAATAGCTTCTGGTTCTCCTCTGCCAGTCCTAGCTTTAAAACCCGCTGATTCGAGCCCAAAATCTTCTGAAGCTAAAGATTCTAGTTCCATAGCTGGTTCTAGTTCCCCAGTACCCGCCACTGTTTCTACGGGAAAAAGCCCAGTTGATGAGGAAGACGAGGAGGAAGATGAGTTTGCGCAATTAGCTCGAAG GCACTCTAAAACACCAGCATCTGTGACTACAGACCCAGCCAGTTCTGAGTCTCATAATGCTCTTGCTCTTGCTCTGCCTGACCCGCCGCCTCCAGTTAACACCACAAGGGAACAAGACATGATTGACTTATTGAGTTTGGCATTGACGTCAGCTCCTCCACCTCCATCCTCTCAACCTGCTCCTCCTCCCACTGTCTCAGATCAAAACACCCATGTCTATCCGCAGGCTGTGCCACAGTTTGAGAGCTATGTCGCTCCTTGGGCACAACCCCAGCAACCTCAACAGCAACATCCTCAAGCACATCAGGGTTATTCTCAACCACAACAGCCTCAAGCACAGCATAGCTATTCTCAACCCCAACAGCAACAGCCTCAAACACAGCAGGGTTATTCTCAAACACAACAAGGTTATTCTCAACCACAACAGCCTCAAACACAGCAGGGATATTCTCAACCGCAACAGATTCAAACACAGCAGGGCTATTCTCAACCGCAACAGATTCAAACACAGCAGGGTTATTCTCATCCGCAGCAACAGATTCAAACACATCAAGGCTATTCTCAACCACAACAGACTCAAACACAGCAGGGCACTCATCCGCAGCAGCAAGCTCAGTTCCAGATGCAACCGCAAGCTAGACCTCAGAGTCCATTTGAATATCCGCCTCCGCCATGGGCTTCAACATCAGCGAATGCATACTACACTCCACGGGCTAATGCGACTGCGTCATACACAGAGACAAGTGCCGGGAGAACACTGCAGCAGTCCAACTCATTCCCCGCTAGAACTGGAGATCCCCAGGCTACCTCAGCTGCAAGCAATCCAGGTGTCTCTGGAGGACAGAAGCCGTTTGTGCCATCGTACAGATTGTTCGAAGATCTGGATGTGTTTGGTAGCACAGAGGGGAAGCACAATAATAAGTCTACCAACAGTAATAATGCTTCTCAGGCGCAGCAGAGTATGATAGGAGGGAGGAAAATGATTTAA
- the LOC106339812 gene encoding PRA1 family protein B4-like, whose protein sequence is MASTSPPILPVTSSVESQPPLRAFINQISETVTTALSTRRPWSKPDSISSAAARIRKNYAYFKVNYLAVATAIVGFYLVTHPFLPRLPPLSPRVLALPCLASLWCFLLMLDLFLSRL, encoded by the coding sequence ATGGCTTCCACGTCACCACCAATCCTCCCAGTCACCTCCTCCGTCGAGTCTCAACCACCTCTCCGCGCCTTCATCAACCAAATCTCCGAAACCGTCACAACCGCTCTCTCCACCCGTCGTCCCTGGTCCAAACCGGACTCGATCTCCTCCGCCGCCGCGCGCATCCGCAAGAACTACGCCTACTTCAAGGTGAACTACCTCGCAGTCGCGACGGCTATCGTCGGATTCTATTTGGTGACTCACCCCTTTCTCCCTCGCCTTCCTCCTCTGTCTCCTCGCGTCTTGGCTCTTCCTTGTTTAGCATCTTTGTGGTGTTTCTTACTGATGTTGGATCTGTTCTTGTCTCGGCTGTGA
- the LOC106340387 gene encoding dehydration-responsive element-binding protein 2E — MEKEDNGPNQSSSASIEPSRRRRRVAEPVDTTLSRWVKEEEEEEGLKRTRRVQAKGSRKGCMRGKGGPENPVCRFRGVRQRVWGKWVAEIREPVNQRGGNSKRLWLGTFDTASEAALAYDRAASAMYGRYARLNFPDGLGNGQDDEMKKTDEAESSRSYWLETYNVSETGNSVVDKKDGEDYLYEDCIELGQEKIENLGRMADNEIVKSEEDYMFDGFEYGLLYNESGYYHGGGFDPYLEHFRF; from the coding sequence ATGGAGAAAGAAGACAACGGTCCAAACCAGAGCTCCTCTGCTTCTATAGAACCCTCCAGAAGAAGAAGAAGAGTCGCTGAGCCAGTTGATACGACGTTAAGTAGATGGGTGAAGGAAGAAGAGGAGGAGGAAGGGTTGAAGAGAACCCGTAGGGTTCAAGCAAAAGGTTCGAGGAAAGGCTGCATGAGAGGGAAAGGCGGACCGGAGAACCCGGTTTGCCGGTTTAGAGGCGTTCGACAAAGGGTTTGGGGGAAATGGGTGGCTGAGATACGCGAGCCTGTGAACCAACGTGGCGGAAACTCGAAGCGTCTTTGGCTTGGAACGTTCGATACTGCATCTGAAGCCGCCTTGGCTTACGATAGAGCTGCTAGTGCCATGTATGGACGCTATGCCCGGTTAAATTTCCCGGACGGTTTAGGAAACGGTCAGGATGATGAAATGAAGAAAACTGATGAGGCAGAGAGTTCTAGAAGCTATTGGTTGGAAACTTACAACGTCTCTGAAACCGGTAATAGCGTGGTGGACAAGAAAGATGGGGAGGATTATTTATATGAAGACTGTATTGAACTTGGTCAAGAAAAGATTGAGAATCTTGGTCGTATGGCTGATAACGAGATAGTGAAATCAGAGGAAGATTACATGTTTGATGGATTTGAATACGGACTGTTGTACAATGAATCTGGTTATTACCATGGAGGTGGATTTGATCCTTATTTAGAGCACTTCAGGTTTTAG